Proteins from one Cicer arietinum cultivar CDC Frontier isolate Library 1 chromosome 3, Cicar.CDCFrontier_v2.0, whole genome shotgun sequence genomic window:
- the LOC101510271 gene encoding transcription initiation factor TFIID subunit 8-like: MSNGSAKTGKQIEEPNTTWKRRKVGGGDEFAQAIAKIAVAQVCESKGFQGFQQSALEALSDVTARYILNIGKSANCCANLAGRNECNIFDVIQGLEDLGSVQGFTGASDIDHCLEDSGVVREIGQFVNEVEPVMFKHPIPPFPVVKERVLPPSFLQRGEEPPDDHIPAWLPAFPDPQTYSQSPMMNGRGTEPRSINYEHERENDKGDQSLLNSQQQAVSTKFENSTMNDPAVAKAKRVAEESNPFLAAPLKIEDKEVASVAPPAKFFNNAASDIPNVPIVENFVENELVSVLETFAPPIEAINSTYCDSKDDQTKFPVKEKPTVCFKVGTKRKFLGRSMGLIPQKEEHTQTLPWFAMEDEKDDRKRRAEKILRESLENPDHLVQL, encoded by the coding sequence ATGAGCAATGGCAGTGCGAAGACTGGAAAACAGATTGAAGAACCTAACACCACATGGAAGAGGCGGAAAGTGGGTGGTGGTGATGAATTTGCACAAGCTATTGCGAAAATTGCAGTAGCACAAGTATGTGAGAGTAAGGGTTTTCAAGGATTTCAGCAGTCGGCACTCGAGGCATTATCGGACGTTACTGCACGGTATATTTTGAACATTGGGAAGTCCGCGAATTGTTGTGCTAATCTAGCTGGTAGAAATGAATGCAATATTTTTGATGTCATTCAAGGGTTGGAAGATTTGGGGTCAGTGCAGGGGTTCACTGGTGCTTCGGATATTGATCATTGCCTTGAAGATTCAGGTGTTGTAAGGGAAATCGGTCAGTTTGTTAATGAGGTTGAGCCAGTTATGTTTAAACATCCAATTCCTCCGTTTCCGGTTGTGAAAGAACGGGTGCTGCCTCCGAGTTTTTTGCAAAGAGGAGAAGAGCCTCCCGATGATCATATTCCAGCGTGGTTGCCTGCATTCCCTGATCCACAAACTTATTCGCAGTCACCTATGATGAATGGAAGAGGGACAGAACCTCGTTCTATCAACTATGAGCATGAAAGAGAGAATGACAAGGGGGATCAGTCTCTGTTGAATTCGCAGCAGCAGGCGGTCTCAACAAAGTTTGAAAACTCCACCATGAATGATCCTGCAGTTGCTAAGGCAAAGAGAGTAGCAGAAGAAAGTAACCCTTTCCTTGCTGCACCTTTGAAAATTGAGGATAAGGAAGTTGCTTCTGTTGCCCCTCCAGCTAAATTCTTTAATAATGCAGCTTCTGATATTCCCAATGTTCCCATTGTggaaaattttgttgaaaatgaACTCGTTTCAGTATTGGAGACCTTTGCTCCACCAATTGAAGCGATAAATAGCACATACTGTGATTCCAAGGATGATCAGACAAAATTTCCTGTCAAAGAGAAGCCTACTGTATGCTTTAAGGTTGGGACTAAAAGAAAATTCTTAGGAAGGTCCATGGGTTTGATTCCACAAAAAGAGGAGCATACACAGACATTGCCGTGGTTTGCGATGGAAGACGAGAAGGATGACAGGAAAAGAAGAGCCGAGAAAATTTTGAGGGAATCTTTAGAAAACCCAGATCATCTTGTTCAGTTGTAA
- the LOC101511032 gene encoding protein LONGIFOLIA 2-like, which yields MAGKGLKCKKDEKQDLQKQIGCITGFFQLFDRHRLITNQRTSSNYIQNTPSSGVSNNKTKDLSKMQKTKAKNQEITKEKQQFSKESSITSVSSSSCSSSMSSLEFNRMVKTESSSTKQIQIPKNSHSKVTMNQHDTKNHQSLDFSDIVKDSMHREAKGLLHVKTFAKQEKKGHIDSPRPMLAHKSFNAGVMVSNEPINSLLKSKRAPWDSPRLSYDGRYVQDTLKSNTKHKELLPRLSLDSKQGSVRVINEGNKARNVLNGLQKEYERNSTTKTSSGVVAKLMGLEVIPDMTIQTFVTSSRSTEQKELMGRSRTSGEYKKHQSSDIITTNVKPYSRFALESTASSSYLLQDSKGSDSDIKASKSSLSVYGEIEKRLTELEFKKSGKDLRALKQILEAMQRYTDSSSSDSRNNNTTSLIESSKVQSSRTQQKVSETVAVETWNSIRSSKLPIVVMKPTKVTRKANIPPSTELSIHDKSCLSKCSSTNGRLIEKQKAKTFGLTTKNSKDTFGQSAEKNSYLRSSKLMQSSKSSHECNGKNSTNSGNVTVTGSPRLQKKFGFERRSTPTSPSSDSIINRRQHNMQLVEFSSPNSTPRQDFSILQARDESFKHHVNVISSDYDRKRSLATRSDIKVVSINQNNTFEEMRKERSKADKTVTAEQPSPVSVLDAAFYKEDPPSPVKNISNISKKLGESLSTDDDSEENSNANLSNGFVEKDTNTDNVARIRQEIECFDEKLINFNNIKNPDHKYISEILLTSGLFNYHSSIKLLHSQGHLINPKLFLALEQMKTNKAHFNIEDDAEKMQRKLIFDVVNEILVKKLILENSTSFWYLPKLKGKMLLEEICEEIDELQRENRDASFVHEDENLIHLLCSDLKNHNTVWTDYCGEKPNIGLDIERSIFKDLITEVVRDELATHFGDHCRKMLFS from the exons ATGGCTGGAAAAGGTTTAAAATGTAAGAAGGATGAAAAACAAGATTTGCAGAAGCAAATCGGGTGCATCACTGGATTTTTTCAGCTCTTTGATCGACACCGTTTGATCACAAATCAACGGACTAGTAGCAACTACATTCAGAACACACCTTCTTCAG GTGTAAGCAACAATAAAACCAAAGACCTTAGTAAAATGCAAAAAACAAAG GCAAAGAATCAAGAGATTACAAAAGAGAAGCAACAATTCTCCAAAGAATCATCAATAACTTCTGTGTCTTCATCATCATGTTCATCTAGCATGTCGTCCCTCGAGTTTAACCGAATGGTTAAAACAGAATCATCATCAAccaaacaaattcaaattccaaAAAATTCACATTCAAAAGTAACAATGAACCAACATGATACAAAAAACCACCAATCTCTTGATTTCTCTGATATTGTCAAAGATTCTATGCATAGAGAAGCCAAAGGGTTATTACATGTGAAAACATTTGCCAAGCAAGAAAAAAAGGGTCACATTGATTCTCCTAGGCCTATGCTAGCCCACAAATCTTTCAATGCAGGAGTTATGGTTTCGAACGAACCGATAAATAGTCTTTTGAAGTCGAAAAGAGCGCCTTGGGACTCACCGCGGCTCTCTTATGATGGAAGGTATGTACAAGATACATTGAAATCCAACACAAAGCATAAGGAACTTCTTCCTAGACTTTCCTTGGACAGCAAGCAAGGTTCTGTTAGAGTGATCAATGAAGGAAACAAAGCTCGCAACGTGTTGAACGGTTTGCAAAAAGAGTATGAGAGGAACTCTACTACGAAAACTTCATCAGGTGTTGTAGCGAAGTTGATGGGACTCGAAGTTATACCAGACATGACAATACAAACTTTTGTGACTTCTAGTCGCTCGACCGAACAAAAAGAGCTCATGGGAAGATCTAGAACAAGTGGGGAATACAAGAAACATCAGAGTTCTGATATAATCACAACAAATGTGAAACCATATTCGCGATTTGCGCTAGAATCGACTGCAAGCTCAAGTTATTTGCTACAAGATTCCAAGGGAAGTGATTCTGATATTAAAGCATCAAAGTCTTCACTTTCTGTTTATGGTGAAATTGAGAAAAGGTTAACAGAACTCGAATTCAAAAAGTCCGGAAAGGATCTACGAGCGCTTAAACAGATTCTCGAAGCAATGCAAAGATATACAGATTCATCATCATCTGACAGTAGGAATAATAATACTACTAGTCTCATTGAAAGTTCAAAAGTTCAAAGCTCAAGAACACAACAAAAGGTATCGGAAACTGTAGCAGTTGAGACATGGAATTCGATCCGAAGCAGTAAATTGCCGATTGTTGTCATGAAACCAACAAAAGTAACTAGAAAAGCTAATATTCCTCCTTCAACAGAATTGTCAATTCATGATAAATCTTGTCTCAGCAAATGTTCTTCAACAAATGGAAGATTGATTGAAAAGCAAAAAGCTAAAACGTTTGGCTTAACAACAAAAAACTCTAAGGATACTTTTGGTCAGTCAGCAGAAAAGAATAGTTACTTGAGAAGTTCAAAATTGATGCAATCATCAAAATCTTCTCATGAATGCAATGGAAAAAACAGCACCAACTCTGGCAATGTAACAGTAACTGGGAGTCCAAGACTACAGAAGAAGTTTGGATTCGAGAGGCGTTCGACGCCAACTAGTCCTTCGTCGGATTCCATCATTAACAGAAGACAACATAATATGCAACTTGTGGAGTTTTCTTCTCCAAATTCAACACCAAGACAAGATTTCTCTATTTTGCAGGCTAGAGATGAAAGTTTTAAGCATCATGTTAATGTCATTTCTTCAGATTATGACAGAAAGAGAAGCTTGGCAACTCGAAGTGACATAAAAGTCGTTTCCATCAATCAAAAT AATACATTTGAAGAGATGAGGAAGGAAAGGTCTAAGGCTGATAAAACTGTTACTGCTGAACAACCAAGTCCTGTATCTGTTCTTGATGCTGCATTCTATAAGGAAGATCCACCTTCTCCagtgaaaaatatatcaaacatttcaaaaaaattag GTGAATCTTTAAGCACtgatgatgatagtgaggaGAATTCAAATGCCAACTTGAGCAATGGATTCGTTGAAAAAGACACAAACACCGATAATGTAGCTCGAATACGGCAAGAAAttgaatgttttgatgaaaaacTCATCAATTTCAATAACATCAAGAATCCTGATCATAAGTATATATCAGAAATTTTGTTAACATCAGGTCTATTCAATTATCACAGCTCTATCAAGTTACTTCATTCACAAGGTCACTTGATTAACCCGAAGTTATTCCTTGCACTCGAACAAATGAAGACAAATAAGGCGCATTTCAATATCGAAGACGATGCCGAGAAAATGCAAAGAAAACTcatatttgatgttgttaatGAGATATTAGTTAAGAAACTGATATTGGAGAATTCAACAAGTTTTTGGTACCTACCAAAGCTAAAAGGGAAGATGCTTTTGGAAGAGATatgtgaagaaattgatgagtTACAACGTGAAAATAGGGATGCTAGTTTTGTTCATGAGGATGAGAATTTGATTCATCTTTTGTGCAGTGATTTGAAGAATCATAACACAGTTTGGACTGATTATTGCGGTGAGAAACCGAATATCGGATTGGATATCGAAAGGTCAATTTTCAAAGATTTGATAACTGAAGTTGTGAGAGATGAATTAGCAACTCATTTTGGAGATCATTGCAGGAAAATGCTGTTTTCCTAA